cgaatgacgggactcctactgtctccaacacacacgtCAAATCTgaactcatcactccattgtattaaatcccattgcgactgagtccaatctttatgcggTTTTGAACATCTTGGTCTATtgttcttttgttgtaatgttaaaagtggcttttccttagcctaaaataaactgaaatttattaaaaacaaattcgtactaattttcttaactataaaacttactttgtaggtATCAAATCCTAATATGTGACCTCTCGgagacatgttgatctagaaacgtgtattccaataacgtcactccatgaaacgcttaactccatataatttgctcgtcgatttttcactataatgcgtcttaatgcccttcgatctccTTCGGTTATTTTAATTtctcgtacatttctaggttttgtgacgaccgaaactgtagttttgtatcttctaaatgtatttcttacactatagcgtgacaattgcaacatactCGCaattccgaattggattttccaatagaattaaaaaatctaataatgatttaacaaattttcttatcgataactttaccttgacccattgtacaatccacaaacgacaaaaagctttacaatactacaaaatacatttgacattaactgacaatctTATTGTTTTGatttcatttttccatagctacctctggatttaacgtaattatgaaaaaatcaaagtatgttgacataagtgaatgcatagccagggcacagaataaataacaatcagaattcccactctcagatgccgcctttgaagtttgtcagcacgcgatcgccatattttaaacggaaacatagactcgaattgagaaatttgtgacaagctatgacagaactgtaatttaaatttttagagattaataatttaatacatttgaaataattcaatctattcttcaactaaaagtagaaataaaatagtgcatgttatgtctatagttgccgtaaataaattaaacctggttaatttttttatacacacaacataaaatgtcactgaacggttccgactaaaacatggctgatcTCCCGTCTgcacgtacttattttttcaagcagagtgggcttTCTGAtggtttattattctgtggccagggtttagtaatttttattactaATACCTTACTAGGtatagtaatttttttattgttgaaaataaataaaaaaccataagggtaatgtttttaataaagattaataaaaatgccatagtaattaatatgggaacttaatAAAGAAATGCAGAGTACAATTTGTTTAGGGAattcgacttaaactgcaaatttcaTATAcccggttcgctattcccagtccgaactgtctagtgaatttagtaattatttttttgctaagttagttactttttgacagactaaaagtggctggaaattactatacaaccaagcacacgtactcatagccaatattaacagtaaacaaactaaatagtaaataaaatagaactttgagAATTactgacaatcaatatttatttatctgcaatatataataaatagttatgttaaattataacaactaaaatatattttttaaatatatactacccaaaatttgatgggtttagtacacacttccactatttagaataattcttctttttttaaagaaagaagtctgcaatagtaggatacttgagctattaatactgagaagtaggaattgttgtgttgtaggattccgacaatgaatctgtcaaaatatgcccgaacTAAGCGAATAGAGTATAGGTGTGCCAACTGATATGGGGCCCGTACACGAAAATTTTATACTACATTCAGGCAACTGATGCTTACCTCAAAAGTACTCGACAAAAAGTTGACTTGACCGTTTTTAAAATGTATTGCATCAATTGATGCTTATTCGCAAAAGAAATTCAGTTGATGTGATGACGTGTCTTCCACATCTAATTCCAAATTTTGCATTGAAATTTCATTTTAACCCATAAAAATGCTCAATGATCTTGTTGATCAGATTGTAGTACAAAGTACCCTCAGCTTGttggtataaaaataaaagaacattttagaattattttatgatttcggtttgaaaaatatattactcgggaatataaaaaaagtaaattatcattttttgttaaattaatcaatATTTTGGAACTTGTTTTTTACTTTATGGTTTGTTATTgaacatacaataaaaataatttactggaatttaagtttttctatccTTCTTAATTTTACTCGCCCGGTTAACTTTACGGAGCAGTGTAGTAAATTTTGCAAACCAAGAGGAACATATTGATTTTTGAATTAATTTACGTCATGACATACATTTTTATCATTAACTATGCTAAAAACAAtataaagttataaaatatttacctGATTGTTTACTTTGAACAGATGCCACAGAATAATTATCATAATCTGGTAAAGGCAACCGAGCTTCTCGAATAATTCTGTCATAAGCACTTTCTTCATCAATAGTTCCtgcattagtattttctttactaatatttaacgataaaTCATGTTCACTATCATCAAGAACTTCAAAATCATTGTCACTGTCAGAAGAAAGTGTTTCTACACTACTATCTTCAGACTCATCAGAATCAATACATATAATGCTCTCATCCCTACCCAAAGGTAGCTTTTCAGGTAAAATTTGCTGATTGTTACTAGATTCATCATGATCTGTAGTTATTATAATTAAATCACTTCGATTAAGAACATTAGATTTGTTAGAAGTGCTTGGCTTATTACTTAATTCTATTGGtaatgtattgacaaaaccatCTAAACTGTTCCCTGTTACCTCTTCTATTGCAGCTTGTTTTTCAGATATCTGAATTTCACTAGAGGCAGTAATATGGTGATTTACGACATCTAATTCCGAATCCACGACTTCAATCTTCTCAACCTCCATAATTTCTTGATTAGAAATTGTTTCTACAACAGCTGAAGCATTTTTCGCTTCAGTATTAATAGATGCACTTTCTTTCGACATTTCTAATTCTTTACTTTTTTCGGTAGAATTCAGTTCCCCGTCTTCACATATAgatgtttctttctttttcttcttttgttttaATAGTACGGTAGTATCCACATCTATATTTTCTTTAACGAGTTCACGAGATTCCACTTCACAAATTTCTAAgacttctttctttttctttttgggttTGGCAGTATTAGTAGATACATCATTATTTTCTACCATTTTAGAAGTTGATAATTGTTCCTCAGAATTATTTTCGGATGTATTAGATATATCCGATTCTTTCGTTTTCTTTTTCATCTTTAattctattttgtcatttatgttTTTGTCTTGTGAATGTTTTCTTCCCCCACCATGCTCATTGGAATATATTTCATCATCATTACCTAAGTTTTTGGGATCGGTTAGTTGTTGATTAGAATCATTATCCAATACTTTTGATAAAGTTGTttctttcgtttttttcttttgttttaaagcAGATTTGCCATCTACGTTTTTATCTTGTAAATCTTTTAATTCCTCCAAATGTTCAATATCACTTCGTTCCAAACGAACTAACAGTACAGATTCtcgccttttctttttctttgactTCGTAAATTCAGCTACATTAGAACAGCCCATTGCAGTTTCAGCATTCGCAACTTCTTTATCACTATTAAAATCAGAGGCAAGTTGAACTGTTTCGTTGCGGAAAGAAAATTCCGTTgaattttttctcttctttcgcTTTTTCTTGGATGTTTCTTTGGTCTCCATAACTTCATTAAGTTCTACAGTTTCTGCAAACAATTGATCAAAAACACCACCACTTTTCTCTAGAAAAATGTCCGTGTTGTCATGCTCAGAAATTTTTGAACCTGAATTACTTTTCTTTcgtttcgtttttattttttctacatTACCGGATTCAACAGTTGTCATATTTACATACTCTATATTTTCATTTGAGGTGTCTGTGTTTAATGAATTTGTTGTTACAGTTGACGtggctttcttctttttcttttttggcttTTGTGAGATGGTCACATCATTATCGACGACGTTCAAAATATCATTTGTTTGAATAGTGGAAGAAACGACCCCCTCCTGGCTTTGGAGATGagaatgttttttctttttattaatggtTGAACAACTTGGTGTACTGGTAATACAACTTCCAAAATTAATATCACTAGTTTCGTTATCTGTATCTCTTTTCTTCTTTCTCGAAGAATTATTTGAATCTTTCCGTTTTTTCTTTTGTACCACTTCTTTATGCAATACAGACAACTTATCTTTAAAAAACTCGTtcgcattacatttattttttttgttatttgcgtCTGAAGTTATCATCGGTGATAAATGAGGCAAATCATGTGATTTTTGGTTTGTACTAGTTTCATAATCACTTTCTGAGCTGTTACTGTCAGATAATAGGTCAGCAACTTCAAATGCTGCACTTTCAGTTTCATCTACTTCATTAGGCAAATCAGTTCGTTTATTACAAGTCCTTTTAGGAACTATGAATGAGCCAAAACTTTCTAAATCTTTTTCATTGAAAATTGCTTCCTTCGGAAATTCAACTTCATCAAAAACGATCGTTTTGACTGTATTGGAAAAAATTCTATTGGGTTCATTTGTACTACAACTACTTTCAGTTTCACAATATTCAGTTAATTTCGAGGTGTCTTGAACGGTCATTATTTCGTTATTGGTGAACTCAGATCCATGGAGATCAAAATTGAATTGTGAATTACGATCAACACTTGCGGTGTCCAGAAAATCATTACTTAATGACGAATCCAATTCTACCAAAGCACAACCTTCTGTGTAATCAGCATTTTTAATACTATTGTCGACTACGTTACACTGAACAGTTTCATCAGAATCAACCGTAATAACTTCAACTGGTGGTGGGGGCACAAAAATAATATCATCATCTCTCTCTGGCGGTAGCCCACCATCTGACTCGTTGTACTTCTTTggaaattttgtatttatttgtctTTTATCGATCATGTATTCATCTACTGCCACGCAATCGTTAGAATCTGAATCCGATATGTATATTACTACCGAATTTTGTTGCTGTTGTTGTTGTTGAACAAACtgaaaaagtaaaattaaattaaacttcATTCCATCATCtatttgtaaaatatgtatatgtaaacaATCGTAAAAATGTGTCACATGTATAATTAGTAATTAGTTTCTAGTAATAATGGCGAAATGATTATTATATTCTCTATCAAATCAACGCTTCATAATCCGTCACAACTTTGGGGTattaacaaagaatatagacgcatatagaaggATTTTTCACTGTCATTTTTTAGCGTCGGCAAAGGTTATACACATGTTATAAAAAAGAACCAAAGATTGATTAAGATTTTAGTTCCTTATTTGTACCACTAGGGAGTGGTCATGTCAGCGCTATtactgcttctaaaatatgaaagagtggggcaacaAGTTacttcctgtagctggctgtataccatgtatcacaaaaaaattattgaaaaattcctttataaaaggtatacattaaaacaccctatcgggctacatcacagaacgttttcggaattaatattctatcatcagtgctatctagatgtacatgttttgagcctctaaatacatgggtaaaaaccctttaaatgttgttatattaaatttaagttaccttatttgattttaaatactaggatgtttaagttaacAGGAATAGATAACATAGCAACAAAGGACTCTACTGCAGGTTGccagtcctgagacaaagtgtttacgggttgctatcaacaagtcctgaTTGATGGATATAATAACACTGTGGGTGAACTGTGTTAAtgagtatacaaaaaaaaatggacgGCTGAAGTGGTGAAGACTATTGAGGGCCTGTGGGAGGGAGCAAACTTAAATTTAATTGATCCAAATAATATGCCCAAGCGCCCCATGGTCCTCCCCGCGTCCCTGAGAGAGAGAGAGCTTGATGAAGAAACCATCAGGATCCGTCTAAAGAGGCAAAATCAAGACCTTAACACAGAAGACTGGTTGTGATCTCTGTTCCACAGACTGAACGATAGTAAAGATAAAGGTCATAGATATTTCCCAGATCAGCATACCTCCCATATGATGATCCCTAACAACCATCAAGGGAGTTGGAACAGCTAGTGAGAGATTGCATGAAAAATGAACTGCAATTAATCATTGGCTATGATTCCTATGCCTACTATCTGACCTGGGGCAGTACAAACACCAAACTGTTAAAAAATGAGGTCTTGAGGCCTTAGATGATGTCTtgagaaaatgaaatttttggttgaatatattttgaaaatctttcaaaatgttttgtaaatttttggacaggaaaacagtataataaaaagttaccTGACGGTTTTTCGtagtgttggaacaaacctatttttaattcaaagttataaaattttatttacatgtaataaaaaaaataaatactttgaatattgtaaatttcataacttcttaagttttaaaattaaaaatttaacaatttaatatattaaaaataaagattttattgtaaaaaaaaacaaaaaaaagggaGTTTTCAAATCAATGACATCCAAATTTGATTAAGGGTGAATGCATAAGTTAACTAAATAGCCCCGTTCGTACTAATTTGCCACTTCCCCATAAATATATCTTTCATGATGGTTTTAAGCCGACGGTCACGGTTTGAGTTTATGCAGTCGCCCTCTTAAGGAGTGTTTTGAAGTATAATAACCGtaaccgtaaccaaatcgcccatttgaactgcccttctatatgcgtctatattctttggtattaagATCAAAAATGTGGAACCAAAATAAAGACATTTCCAGATTACATCGTTGACCCTTATAGTCCTGTTTCTGAGGCATTTTCCTTCTAAATTTTTAATGGttcaccgatttatctgaaatttttacagttgGTAGGAAATTagtcaaaaaacataagttatatggcgTCGATGTGCGCTTCTACTCCTGGGTTGATTGGCACCCATCTCGGGGGCTTTTAAAATAATCCCGGAAATTGAtagagaatcaaattttaaacaaaaaacgtCTTATACACTTTTTTTTCGCTAGATCAATACTTCTTTTTGAGTGATTCGCACTTGAAAAAGTTTACCtttagcaaaaaaaaattgtttccaaTGATTTTTTcggaataactcaaaaacaacgAGTTTTATTGAAAAacgtgtaataaacaaatataaagcttataaaaaaaaacaaagaggtTAAGTTTTCATTGAGATTTCTAAGTATAATACTAAGCAATTTATAATTGCGTCAAAGCCATTAGATGCCATGAAAAAGGTTAGTTTTTCATTGAGATTTCCAAGTATAATACTAAGCAATTTATAATTGCTTCAAAGCCATTAGAggccataaaaaaacaaaaaaatttagaagGCCGAAGGTCCAAAAAGGCAAGGTCAGAGAGAAGAACACCACCTGGAAGCCAACACAAAGGGAAAAGGCCAAAAACCGAGGATGCAACTTTCAGCAAAGCTACTACCGCTTCTGTTAAGGTTGCGGCAGTACTAAAAGAATTCTTAGAAGCCAAAAGTGATGTGGATAAGCTTAAGGCAGTCCAAAAGCCATCTTGGTGTATCTGACGAGTAACCACACGCCGGGCTTCCTATAACTTAACTGTGTGAATGACACAAGTGTGAGGTGGCTAAAGGAGGTGATTTCAACCCTGGGGCCTTGGGAGAATGCATCTCTCAAGGCTTTGGAGAGAAAAGATATACCCAAGCTGCACTTTCTTCGTATAggatgaagatggagaacgtcTTAAGTTCAAAAGGATCCTTCATAGACTAAGGATAAGTATCTGTGGGCTCAGGACACATCTATGGACAGTCTGGGGAGGCAAATCTTCAGACAAAGGGGTTTTATTGACCTTCTCAATATATACTGAATCTCGAGAAGAGCTACATAAACTCAACATGAAACTCTTTTTCGGAGTGGGAAAGTTAACTTTCCGATACAAAGAAGGGAAGACAAACACACTGGAGTAAAAGCCACTAGCAACTCACTTCAGTGAAACAGGGGAAAATTCCCTACATCTGGAGGTTCAGAAAGAGGAACAAACCTTCTTCAGTCGGAACCAGCCCACTCGTAAGGACTACTATCCAAAAGTCCGTTAGACCCACAGAAAAAGAAGGAAAGTTCACGGAACCAGAACCAGACAACTCTTCGCAGTAAAGAGAAGAAATAAGGCTCCTCCAGGCCAATCTTTAACACGCAAGAGTCACGTCAGCAACGCTGGTTAGAAGAGTGTAACAAAAAGGCACTGATATTGCCCTCCTGCAGGAGTCCTGGCGAATTGGCAAGAAAATTGATAGTTTATCAATCAAACAAGGTAAGATTTTATAGACACCTACAGCTATAAGGCCAAGACCGTGCCTAAGAAAGTAGATTGTGCCCTAATCCCGGTGCTTTGCACCGATGATATTGTTACAGGTGTTCTAACTATAACCACGAAAGTAGGAGAGAAAAAACTGGTGGTCTGTTCAGCCTACTTTCCAGGTAATAAAGCTCTAGGTCTAACAAGCAGTAAGTGCTGGGATTATAGCCATGAAACGGCGAGTTGCAGAGGACCAGACCGCAGCGATATGTGCTATCGCTGTGGAAAGAAAAATCACGGCGTAAAAGAGTGTCAGGGAAAACACTGGTGTGTTCTGTGTAATGCAGAACACAGAACAGGAGGTATGGATTGTTCAAAATAGGGAAGCCCCGAAAAAAGCCCGAAATGCCGAACGGCACGGGGCCAAGTTACACACACCTTCTCCCCCTCTAGTATACACGTACAAACCAGTTCGCAGGTACCTGTCGAAGAAGTCGAGGTCTTTAAGGACCCTCTTATGACGAAGTTCTCGAAGGCTTGCGACGAAATAAAGACGACACTCAACAAAGCTCGCACACCCGAGGGCGCAAAGCAGAAGGTGGATACAGCGTCAACAAGAAGCAGAAGCAGATCTCTTGATTTTCCCAGAACCTAACAAGAGAATAGCTACGAATTAAGGCTAGATATTTGATAATAACGTCGATGTAGCCATAAATATACTGAACAAAAAGGTATGCGTCAATAAAATAGTGAGAAAAGAGggatatgtaacaataaaaattgATAGGATAACCATAATAGCATGTTATATTTCCCCAAATATTATCAGAGAGCACTGCAGACAACACGTAGTAGAGAATATAATCGACACGTCTCACAGAGAGAAAGATTTACAACATAAATGCAAAGTCCATTTTATGTAGATCCCCCGAAATGACGAGTGGGACGAACTTAAAAACGAATGTATCTCTACGGCGGACCTCGTAGACATAAACAACAGTAAACCAACCTTTGTGAGAGGTACATCGGAAAGTCATATAGATATTACCCTAGCAAGCAACATTGTTGCCAAGAAGATTAAAAATTGGGATGAACTGGATGACAACCTTTCACCGGTAGATCACGTATGAAATTGGCATTAAGGTCACAAAATACAGTAGGAAGAGGATAGTATTCGATAAAGAATGATTTAAAAGAGTAATAAATAACCTACCAGAAGAAACTACCAACTTCAATGAGCTCCGAGAAAATATAATTGCTCACAAAAGAAGTACTACAAATAGGTACACCGCATACACAGTACCTTAATGGTGGAACGATCAAATCCAAAATAAACGAGAGCAATGCATAAACTGTAGACGAATAGCACAAAGGCACAGGAACCAAGAAGAAGATCAGAAGGCATATAAAAGCGCTAAAAAAGAATTATACAGCGCGCTGGAAGATATATGGAGCGAAGCATACAGAATTGCAGTGAAAAGTCTACGGGTTGAGACCCCATATAACCTTTATGCAAAAAAAGAGATGGAAATAGCGAACACCTTATATCCAAGGAAGCCCAACAACACATTTCTATGGATAGACAAAAATATTCGACTTGGTGAGTTTACTACTGAAGAGATCATTCAAACAGTAGAAAGTATAAAGACCGGTAAAGCCCCATGTCCAGATAAAATAACGCCAGAGGCAATAAAACTGGTAGTAAAAGGAAACCCGAATGGATACGTAGAGTATTCAACGAACTTGCAGGAATTCCCAAATAAACTGAAGTTGACGAGACTCGTATTATTACCAAAACCCGGAAAGAACCCGGAGGAAGCCAACTCATATAGACCACTATGCTTATTAGATTgcgtaggaaaattctgagggtCTTATAAAGAAACGCCTTGAAGAAGAACTTGAAGTACTGGGAATAATTTCAGATAGACAGTACGGTTTTAGAATAGCCAGATCGACTATAGATGCGGTGAAGAAAATCTCTGACACTGTAAAAAGAAACGATGAGTCATTCTCGTGATGTTCAATGTAAAGAATGCCTTCAATTCTGCAAATTGGTATCATACTAACGAAGCTCAAAGTAGCAGGAGTGTCAACCTACATAATAAAGTAAGGAAATACCTGACAAACAGGTATTTAAATGTGTCATATAATGAAGATATGAAATTATCATCAGGAGTACCGCAAGGGTCCGTCTTGGGATCTACGCTATGGAACGTACTGTACAAAGGGGTATTAGAAATAGACTATGGCCAAGACACCTACGCcatagcatatgcagacgacctCGCAATCCTAGTAGAGACTGATATAAATGGGGATATTGAAAATAAGGTGACAAGTTGTTACAGAAAAGTCAACAGGTGGATGATAGAAAATGACCTAGAGTTGGCAAGTAGCAAAACCGATATAGTGGTACTAAAGGTACCAAGACAGAGACCAAATCACCTGATAAATGTAGTTCAGAAGGCTGAACAGAGACCGctgtaaaaaatgtaaagaaatattaataaGAAACCAAAGAAAACCCCTTCTCAAGGTAATAAGTGCGTACCGGACTACATCGACGATAGCCCTACAGGTGATTGCGGGTACGCCAAGATCTTATACGACAATGATAACGACCACCTAACACGGGTGAAATCCGAGGTAAGAGAACAAATGCTAAACGAATGGCAACAATAATGGGAGGCATAGACAGAAAGAACACAATGGATAAAGACACTAATTCCAGATGTGAAAGAGTGGTATAAATGTAGGTTTAAaagaacaaattatttttttacacaattCCTAACCGGACACGGATCATTTAGATCTTATACATATCGCATAAGGAAAACTAAAGACGACTTATGTATAAAATGCGGAGTGCGCGATGGCGTAGAGCATTGCATGCGGAGTGCGCGATGACGTAGAGCATTGCGCATTTCATTGCAACGTTTTTTATGATAAACAACAAGATAGAAGAATAAGGCTAGGAGAGACAAGATaataatatactacttccattaataaaacatgaagaacacctaattacattttaatcatactatttttgttttttctttctgttctctatggatcagttaaaacacaccattaaaagatgtcacaaacgaagttttactatcattaactaaatgttaaaatgtattttgttcattattttatgttatattttagatgtgtgttattaatgttgaatgtcatagctttatataaa
The genomic region above belongs to Diabrotica undecimpunctata isolate CICGRU chromosome 8, icDiaUnde3, whole genome shotgun sequence and contains:
- the LOC140447626 gene encoding uncharacterized protein; the encoded protein is MEYLPNIDLEELESSLYSQLYHSSEIQEESRLNLNLDDSLTDSSANKSYRYFLNPLEDSLNIFKEQQFSSTPANINTGENSIFSNQDTRLELPQPHFFSITSENSQGDVNNHSPPAPNVDSLYTDQSKKYSRRKRKTLRRSRRLQEKQELELIEKFVQQQQQQQNSVVIYISDSDSNDCVAVDEYMIDKRQINTKFPKKYNESDGGLPPERDDDIIFVPPPPVEVITVDSDETVQCNVVDNSIKNADYTEGCALVELDSSLSNDFLDTASVDRNSQFNFDLHGSEFTNNEIMTVQDTSKLTEYCETESSCSTNEPNRIFSNTVKTIVFDEVEFPKEAIFNEKDLESFGSFIVPKRTCNKRTDLPNEVDETESAAFEVADLLSDSNSSESDYETSTNQKSHDLPHLSPMITSDANNKKNKCNANEFFKDKLSVLHKEVVQKKKRKDSNNSSRKKKRDTDNETSDINFGSCITSTPSCSTINKKKKHSHLQSQEGVVSSTIQTNDILNVVDNDVTISQKPKKKKKKATSTVTTNSLNTDTSNENIEYVNMTTVESGNVEKIKTKRKKSNSGSKISEHDNTDIFLEKSGGVFDQLFAETVELNEVMETKETSKKKRKKRKNSTEFSFRNETVQLASDFNSDKEVANAETAMGCSNVAEFTKSKKKKRRESVLLVRLERSDIEHLEELKDLQDKNVDGKSALKQKKKTKETTLSKVLDNDSNQQLTDPKNLGNDDEIYSNEHGGGRKHSQDKNINDKIELKMKKKTKESDISNTSENNSEEQLSTSKMVENNDVSTNTAKPKKKKKEVLEICEVESRELVKENIDVDTTVLLKQKKKKKETSICEDGELNSTEKSKELEMSKESASINTEAKNASAVVETISNQEIMEVEKIEVVDSELDVVNHHITASSEIQISEKQAAIEEVTGNSLDGFVNTLPIELSNKPSTSNKSNVLNRSDLIIITTDHDESSNNQQILPEKLPLGRDESIICIDSDESEDSSVETLSSDSDNDFEVLDDSEHDLSLNISKENTNAGTIDEESAYDRIIREARLPLPDYDNYSVASVQSKQSDDPQKWMVLAKDKFSYLNQKKVGPRCYRCRHFGHTGDRCPDKPNPPPCILCGESGHQEARCPNQMCLQCGNKEEYSTSIYCRRCFKYREMMCNLCKMKGHLEKFCPDLWRRYYLTTDEGPMVISRLPTRPRNEQWCSGCARQGHLEHECNQNIRSFPTTSPYIMSYEDILEHNKGMPPVEHHQNIPATSTSSDSGNKSANLCEQSTSNENIEHSKIPSLLSMPMTLPNQSIINNFTPPNVTIRVSNEPSNIPCKEIIFQMRLNFDNQVNNQFKLPDDDKDLDVKAVKHLIMSMPSHVVINFLQKEMDILNNCNIDPRLLKRKIHKLDRLLDSKKKIPKKVLHEKNFWYKLLNMFVFGLYKYKDGNLHTNYLNRFLSQAKNIKLDRNKRTTLFSSYNYVFGCNKHLNVNYFKIIRLLIKKHYR